Proteins encoded together in one Pseudomonas asiatica window:
- the glnK gene encoding P-II family nitrogen regulator, whose product MKLVTAIIKPFKLDDVRESLSEIGVQGITVTEVKGFGRQKGHTELYRGAEYVVDFLPKVKIDVAIDDKDLDRVIEAITKAANTGKIGDGKIFVVNLEQAIRIRTGETDTDAI is encoded by the coding sequence ATGAAGCTAGTCACAGCCATCATCAAGCCGTTCAAGCTGGACGACGTGCGCGAGTCGCTGTCGGAAATCGGCGTGCAGGGCATCACCGTCACCGAAGTCAAAGGCTTCGGTCGGCAGAAGGGCCACACCGAGCTGTATCGCGGTGCTGAATATGTGGTCGATTTCCTGCCCAAGGTGAAGATCGATGTCGCCATCGATGACAAGGACCTTGATCGGGTAATCGAAGCCATCACCAAGGCAGCCAACACCGGCAAGATCGGTGACGGCAAGATTTTCGTGGTGAATCTGGAGCAGGCGATCCGTATCCGTACCGGCGAAACCGATACCGACGCGATCTAA
- a CDS encoding ammonium transporter: MTLRKIAGLGALLSLVMPGLALAEEAAPALNSGDTAWMLTATALVLFMTIPGLALFYGGMVRSKNVLSVMMQCFAITGLMSILWVVYGYSMAFDTTGMEKGVLNFNSFVGGFSKAFLSGVTPSNLTSAAALFPEAVFITFQMTFAIITPALIVGAFAERMKFSAMLVFMGIWFTLVYAPIAHMVWSGDGALMWDWGVLDFAGGTVVHINAGIAGLVCCLVLGKRKGYPTTPMAPHNLGYTLMGAAMLWVGWFGFNAGSAAAANGTAGMAMLVTQIATAAAALGWMFAEWIGHGKPSALGIASGVVAGLVAITPAAGTVGPMGALVIGLVSGVVCYFCATSLKRKLGYDDSLDAFGVHGIGGIVGAILTGVFAAPALGGFGAVTDIGMQVWIQAKGVIFTVVYTAIVTYVILKVLDVVMGLRASEEEESVGLDLAQHNERGYNL, encoded by the coding sequence ATGACTCTGCGTAAGATCGCAGGGCTAGGAGCCCTATTGTCCCTCGTAATGCCCGGGCTTGCCCTGGCAGAGGAAGCTGCCCCAGCGCTGAATTCCGGCGACACCGCCTGGATGCTCACCGCAACGGCGCTGGTGCTGTTCATGACCATTCCGGGCCTGGCCCTGTTCTATGGCGGCATGGTGCGTTCCAAGAACGTGCTGTCGGTAATGATGCAGTGCTTTGCAATTACTGGCCTTATGAGCATTCTCTGGGTCGTCTATGGCTACAGCATGGCCTTCGATACCACCGGTATGGAAAAGGGCGTGCTCAACTTCAATTCCTTCGTCGGTGGCTTCTCCAAGGCGTTCCTCAGCGGCGTCACGCCCTCGAACCTGACCTCGGCTGCCGCGCTGTTCCCTGAAGCGGTATTCATCACCTTCCAGATGACCTTCGCCATCATCACCCCGGCGCTGATCGTCGGTGCGTTCGCCGAGCGCATGAAGTTCTCCGCGATGCTGGTGTTCATGGGCATCTGGTTCACCCTGGTCTACGCGCCGATCGCGCACATGGTCTGGAGCGGTGACGGTGCACTGATGTGGGACTGGGGCGTGCTTGACTTCGCTGGCGGCACCGTGGTGCACATCAACGCCGGTATCGCTGGCCTGGTCTGCTGCCTGGTGCTGGGCAAGCGCAAGGGCTACCCGACCACCCCGATGGCTCCGCACAACCTGGGCTATACCCTGATGGGCGCGGCCATGCTGTGGGTCGGCTGGTTCGGCTTCAACGCAGGCTCTGCCGCGGCTGCCAACGGCACCGCCGGCATGGCCATGCTGGTGACCCAGATCGCCACCGCCGCCGCGGCCCTGGGCTGGATGTTCGCCGAGTGGATCGGTCACGGAAAACCGAGTGCCCTGGGCATTGCTTCGGGTGTGGTCGCCGGCCTGGTCGCCATCACCCCGGCTGCCGGTACCGTAGGCCCCATGGGTGCCCTGGTGATCGGCCTGGTCTCGGGTGTGGTCTGCTACTTCTGCGCCACCAGCCTCAAGCGCAAGCTGGGCTATGACGACTCGCTGGACGCCTTCGGCGTGCACGGCATCGGCGGTATCGTCGGCGCCATCCTCACCGGTGTGTTCGCAGCTCCGGCGCTGGGCGGCTTCGGTGCCGTCACCGACATCGGCATGCAGGTCTGGATCCAGGCCAAGGGCGTGATCTTCACCGTGGTCTACACCGCCATCGTCACCTACGTGATTCTCAAGGTGCTTGATGTGGTGATGGGCCTGCGGGCAAGCGAAGAAGAAGAGTCGGTCGGCCTCGACCTGGCTCAGCACAACGAGCGCGGCTACAACCTGTAA
- the sutA gene encoding transcriptional regulator SutA, which translates to MSDDDLENDDLEVGDEDEGDEGLEAAADDGAEDAGDDDSSPAPAAKGKSKAAVSVDEMPSMEAKQKERDALAKAMEEFLARGGKVQEVEANVVADPPKKPDNKYGSRPI; encoded by the coding sequence ATGAGCGACGACGATCTGGAAAATGATGACCTCGAAGTAGGCGACGAAGACGAGGGCGATGAAGGCCTCGAAGCGGCAGCTGATGATGGCGCCGAAGACGCTGGCGATGACGACAGCAGCCCGGCACCCGCTGCCAAGGGCAAATCCAAGGCCGCGGTCTCGGTAGACGAGATGCCGAGCATGGAAGCCAAGCAGAAGGAGCGTGACGCCCTGGCCAAGGCCATGGAAGAGTTCCTTGCTCGCGGCGGCAAGGTTCAGGAAGTCGAGGCCAACGTGGTCGCCGATCCGCCCAAGAAGCCGGACAACAAGTACGGCAGCCGCCCTATCTGA
- a CDS encoding HAD family hydrolase: MSIKLITFDLDDTLWDTAPVIASAEVVLRDWLEANAPILGGVPVEHLFAIRERLVQAEPGLKHRISALRRRVLFHALEEVGYSEKHAQELANEGFEVFLHARHQVEIFPEVQPVLEILRHHYTLGVVTNGNADVSRLGLADYFRFALCAEDLGIGKPDPAPFLEALRRGDVEASAAVHIGDHPGDDIAGAQRAGLRAVWFNPQGKAWVGEQAPDAEIQRLSQLPDILARWR; this comes from the coding sequence ATGAGCATCAAGCTGATCACCTTCGACCTCGACGACACCCTGTGGGATACCGCGCCGGTGATTGCCAGCGCGGAAGTCGTGCTGCGCGACTGGCTCGAAGCCAACGCCCCGATCCTTGGCGGCGTACCGGTGGAGCACCTGTTCGCCATTCGCGAGCGCCTGGTACAAGCCGAACCCGGCCTGAAGCACCGTATCAGCGCCCTGCGTCGACGGGTGCTGTTTCATGCCCTGGAAGAAGTCGGCTACAGCGAAAAACATGCGCAGGAGCTGGCCAACGAAGGTTTCGAAGTATTCCTGCATGCCCGCCACCAGGTGGAGATTTTCCCGGAGGTGCAGCCGGTGCTGGAGATCCTGCGCCATCACTACACCTTGGGCGTGGTCACCAACGGCAATGCCGACGTAAGCCGGCTGGGGCTGGCGGACTATTTCCGCTTTGCCCTGTGTGCCGAAGACCTCGGCATCGGCAAGCCGGACCCGGCGCCGTTCCTCGAAGCCCTGCGCCGCGGTGACGTGGAGGCCAGCGCAGCGGTGCACATCGGTGACCACCCGGGCGATGACATTGCCGGCGCCCAGCGCGCCGGGCTGCGGGCGGTGTGGTTCAACCCCCAGGGCAAGGCGTGGGTAGGCGAACAGGCGCCTGATGCCGAGATCCAGCGCCTGTCGCAGTTACCCGACATCCTCGCGCGCTGGCGCTGA
- the xerC gene encoding tyrosine recombinase XerC yields MERQLEAYCAHLRNERQVSEHTLLGYRRDLDKVVAYCKEHGITGWEALQIQQLRQLIARQHHHGQSSRSLARLLSAVRGLYRYLNREGLCQHDPASGLSPPKGERRLPKVLDTDRALQLLDGGVDDDFIARRDQAILELFYSSGLRLSELTNLDLDHLDLAAGLVQVLGKGGKARVLPVGRKAREALQAWYRLRGIGNPRDRAVFITRQGNRISPRAVQQRVKAAGERELGQHLHPHMLRHSFASHVLESSQDLRAVQEMLGHADIGTTQIYTHLDFQHLAAVYDSAHPRAKRSKGTDS; encoded by the coding sequence ATGGAACGCCAGCTGGAGGCTTATTGCGCACACCTGCGCAACGAGCGCCAGGTGTCCGAGCACACCTTGCTGGGCTACCGTCGCGACCTGGACAAGGTGGTCGCCTACTGCAAAGAACATGGCATTACCGGTTGGGAGGCGCTGCAGATCCAGCAGCTGCGCCAGCTGATCGCCCGCCAGCACCACCACGGCCAGTCCTCGCGCAGCCTGGCCCGGCTGCTGTCGGCGGTGCGTGGCCTGTACCGCTATCTCAACCGCGAAGGCCTGTGCCAGCACGACCCGGCCAGCGGCCTGAGCCCGCCCAAGGGCGAACGCCGGCTGCCCAAGGTGCTGGACACCGACCGCGCCCTGCAACTGCTGGATGGCGGTGTCGACGATGACTTCATCGCCCGTCGTGACCAGGCCATCCTCGAACTGTTCTATTCGTCGGGCCTGCGCCTGTCCGAGCTGACCAACCTCGACCTCGATCACCTGGACCTCGCAGCCGGCCTGGTGCAGGTGCTGGGCAAAGGCGGCAAGGCCCGCGTGCTGCCGGTCGGCCGCAAGGCCCGCGAGGCATTGCAGGCCTGGTACCGCCTGCGCGGCATCGGCAACCCGCGCGACCGCGCGGTTTTCATCACCCGCCAAGGCAACCGCATCAGCCCACGGGCCGTTCAGCAACGGGTGAAGGCGGCCGGTGAGCGCGAGCTGGGCCAGCACCTGCACCCGCACATGCTTCGCCATTCCTTCGCCAGCCACGTGCTGGAATCGTCCCAGGACCTGCGCGCGGTGCAGGAGATGCTCGGCCACGCCGACATCGGCACCACGCAGATCTACACCCACCTGGACTTCCAGCACCTGGCCGCGGTGTACGACAGCGCCCACCCTCGGGCCAAACGCAGCAAAGGCACAGACTCATGA
- a CDS encoding DUF484 family protein: MTDQPQVVPQQSAELDAEAVVAYLRAHPTFFAEHDELLIEQRIPHQRGDSVSLVERQLKLLRDRNIEMRHRLSQLMDVARDNDRLFDKTRRLILDLLDAGSLEEVVMAVEDSLRQEFQVPFVSLILFGENVAPVGRWVSNAEAQQAIGALLGGGKTVSGNLREHELAFLFGEEQRREVGSSAVAALEYQGLHGVLAIGSRDPQHYKSSVGTLFLGYIAEVLGRVVPRVTQTLRPVR; encoded by the coding sequence ATGACCGATCAGCCCCAGGTTGTACCCCAGCAGTCCGCCGAGCTCGATGCCGAAGCGGTGGTCGCCTACCTGCGCGCCCACCCCACCTTCTTCGCCGAGCACGACGAGTTGCTGATCGAACAACGCATCCCTCACCAGCGTGGCGACAGCGTGTCGCTGGTGGAGCGCCAGCTCAAGTTGCTGCGCGACCGCAACATCGAGATGCGCCACCGCCTGTCGCAACTGATGGACGTGGCCCGCGACAACGATCGGCTTTTCGACAAGACCCGCCGGCTGATCCTCGACCTGCTCGACGCCGGCAGCCTGGAGGAAGTGGTGATGGCAGTCGAAGACAGCCTGCGCCAGGAATTCCAGGTGCCCTTCGTCAGCCTGATCCTGTTCGGCGAAAACGTCGCGCCGGTCGGGCGCTGGGTGAGCAACGCCGAAGCGCAGCAGGCCATCGGTGCCCTGCTGGGTGGCGGCAAGACGGTCAGCGGCAACCTGCGCGAGCACGAGCTGGCCTTCCTGTTCGGTGAAGAACAGCGCCGGGAAGTGGGCTCCAGCGCCGTGGCTGCCCTGGAATACCAGGGCCTGCACGGGGTGCTGGCGATCGGCAGCCGCGACCCGCAACACTACAAGAGCAGCGTCGGCACCTTGTTCCTTGGCTACATTGCCGAGGTGCTTGGCCGCGTTGTGCCACGCGTTACCCAGACCCTGCGCCCGGTACGCTGA
- the dapF gene encoding diaminopimelate epimerase, with protein MLLRFTKMHGLGNDFMVLDLVSQHAHIQPKHAKQWGDRHTGIGFDQLLIVEAPNNPEVDFRYRIFNADGSEVEQCGNGARCFARFVLDKRLTAKKRIRVETKSGIIELDVQNDGQISVDMGPPRFIPAEIPFVADEQALNYPLEVDGQVHSIAAVSMGNPHAVLRVDDVRTAPVHELGPKIENHPRFPQRVNAGFLQVIDRHRANLRVWERGAGETQACGTGACAAAVAAISQGWMDSPVSLDLPGGRLHIEWAGPGKPVLMTGPAVRVYEGQVRL; from the coding sequence GGCAACGACTTCATGGTCCTCGACCTGGTCAGCCAGCACGCGCACATCCAGCCCAAGCACGCCAAGCAATGGGGTGACCGCCACACCGGCATAGGCTTCGATCAGTTGCTGATCGTCGAGGCGCCGAACAACCCGGAAGTGGACTTCCGCTACCGCATCTTCAATGCCGACGGCTCCGAGGTCGAGCAGTGCGGCAACGGTGCGCGCTGCTTCGCCCGCTTCGTGCTGGACAAGCGCCTGACCGCGAAAAAGCGCATCCGCGTGGAAACCAAGAGCGGCATCATCGAGCTGGACGTGCAGAACGACGGCCAGATCAGTGTCGACATGGGCCCACCGCGCTTCATCCCTGCCGAAATCCCCTTCGTCGCCGACGAGCAGGCGCTGAACTACCCACTGGAAGTCGACGGCCAGGTGCATTCGATTGCCGCCGTGTCCATGGGGAACCCGCATGCCGTGCTGCGTGTCGACGACGTGCGTACCGCCCCTGTGCATGAGCTGGGCCCGAAGATCGAAAACCACCCACGCTTCCCGCAGCGGGTAAATGCCGGCTTCCTCCAGGTCATCGACCGCCACCGCGCCAACCTGCGGGTGTGGGAACGTGGTGCGGGCGAAACCCAGGCCTGCGGCACCGGCGCCTGCGCCGCCGCCGTGGCGGCGATCAGCCAGGGCTGGATGGACTCCCCGGTATCCCTCGACCTGCCCGGTGGCCGCCTGCACATCGAGTGGGCCGGCCCCGGCAAGCCCGTGCTGATGACTGGCCCAGCCGTACGCGTCTACGAAGGACAGGTTCGTCTCTAA